In one Ananas comosus cultivar F153 linkage group 12, ASM154086v1, whole genome shotgun sequence genomic region, the following are encoded:
- the LOC109718708 gene encoding methylsterol monooxygenase 2-1-like isoform X1: MASLLESGWLYLITHFSEFQLATVVTFIIHESVFFLSGLPSLYFERSGLFSKYKIQKKSNAPASQDRCVLLLILYHVCVNLPVMIVSYPTFRFMGLKSSLPLPHWTVILSQILFYFILEDFVFYWGHRVLHTKWLYKHVHSVHHEYATPFGLTSEYAHPAEILFLGFATVIGPALTGPHLLTLWLWMVLRVLETVEAHSGYHFPWSPSNFLPLYGGADFHDYHHRVLYTKSGNYASTFIYMDWLFGTDKGYRKLKALGEEMKQL; the protein is encoded by the exons ATGGCGTCTCTCCTCGAATCCGGGTGGCTG TATCTGATAACTCATTTCAGTGAATTTCAATTGGCTACTGTGGTAACTTTCATAATACATGAAAGTGTCTTCTTCTTATCGGGCCTTCCATCTTTATACTTCGAGAGATCTGGGCTTTTCAGCAAATACAAAATTCAG AAAAAGAGCAATGCTCCTGCTTCACAAGATAGATGTGTTCTGCTGCTAATTCTGTACCACGTATGCGTGAACTTGCCAGTTATGATTGTTTCCTATCCCACCTTCAGATTCATGGGCCTTAAAAGCAGTCTCCCATTGCCTCATTG GACTGTTATCCTTTCTCAAATTCTTTTCTACTTCATCTTGGAGGATTTTGTATTTTACTGGGGCCACAGAGTGTTACACACAAAATGGCTGTACAAGCATGTTCACAGTGTTCATCATGA ATATGCTACGCCTTTTGGATTGACCTCAGAGTATGCCCATCCTGCTGAAATACTGTTCCTTGGCTTTGCTACCGTTATAGGGCCTGCTCTCACCGGCCCTCACCTATTAACTTTGTGGCTATGGATGGTGTTGAGAGTATTGGAAACAGTTGAAGCTCACAGCGGGTACCACTTTCCATGGAGCCCATCAAATTTCTTGCCGTTGTATGGAGG TGCCGACTTTCATGACTACCACCATCGCGTGCTTTATACAAAATCTGGAAACTACGCGTCTACTTTTATCTACATGGACTG GCTATTTGGCACCGACAAAGGTTACCGTAAGCTAAAGGCCCTGGGGGAAGAAATGAAGCAACTGTAA
- the LOC109718708 gene encoding methylsterol monooxygenase 2-1-like isoform X2 produces MYLITHFSEFQLATVVTFIIHESVFFLSGLPSLYFERSGLFSKYKIQKKSNAPASQDRCVLLLILYHVCVNLPVMIVSYPTFRFMGLKSSLPLPHWTVILSQILFYFILEDFVFYWGHRVLHTKWLYKHVHSVHHEYATPFGLTSEYAHPAEILFLGFATVIGPALTGPHLLTLWLWMVLRVLETVEAHSGYHFPWSPSNFLPLYGGADFHDYHHRVLYTKSGNYASTFIYMDWLFGTDKGYRKLKALGEEMKQL; encoded by the exons ATG TATCTGATAACTCATTTCAGTGAATTTCAATTGGCTACTGTGGTAACTTTCATAATACATGAAAGTGTCTTCTTCTTATCGGGCCTTCCATCTTTATACTTCGAGAGATCTGGGCTTTTCAGCAAATACAAAATTCAG AAAAAGAGCAATGCTCCTGCTTCACAAGATAGATGTGTTCTGCTGCTAATTCTGTACCACGTATGCGTGAACTTGCCAGTTATGATTGTTTCCTATCCCACCTTCAGATTCATGGGCCTTAAAAGCAGTCTCCCATTGCCTCATTG GACTGTTATCCTTTCTCAAATTCTTTTCTACTTCATCTTGGAGGATTTTGTATTTTACTGGGGCCACAGAGTGTTACACACAAAATGGCTGTACAAGCATGTTCACAGTGTTCATCATGA ATATGCTACGCCTTTTGGATTGACCTCAGAGTATGCCCATCCTGCTGAAATACTGTTCCTTGGCTTTGCTACCGTTATAGGGCCTGCTCTCACCGGCCCTCACCTATTAACTTTGTGGCTATGGATGGTGTTGAGAGTATTGGAAACAGTTGAAGCTCACAGCGGGTACCACTTTCCATGGAGCCCATCAAATTTCTTGCCGTTGTATGGAGG TGCCGACTTTCATGACTACCACCATCGCGTGCTTTATACAAAATCTGGAAACTACGCGTCTACTTTTATCTACATGGACTG GCTATTTGGCACCGACAAAGGTTACCGTAAGCTAAAGGCCCTGGGGGAAGAAATGAAGCAACTGTAA